The following proteins come from a genomic window of Salvia hispanica cultivar TCC Black 2014 chromosome 4, UniMelb_Shisp_WGS_1.0, whole genome shotgun sequence:
- the LOC125219436 gene encoding cytochrome b-c1 complex subunit 6-1, mitochondrial-like, which translates to MADDEPVDPKRELEDRCKAPCTRPLKEYQACAKRIQGDESGHKHCTGQYFDYWRCVDKCVATKLFTHLK; encoded by the exons AT GGCTGACGATGAGCCTGTAGATCCTAAAAGGGAACTTGAAGACCGATGCAAGGCTCCATGCACACGCCCACTTAAAGAATATCAG GCATGTGCTAAAAGAATTCAAGGTGATGAATCTGGACATAAGCACTGTACCGGACAATACTTTGACTATTGGCGTTGCGTTGACAAATGT GTTGCAACTAAGCTATTTACTCATCTTAAATAA
- the LOC125222613 gene encoding putative clathrin assembly protein At4g02650 codes for MAPRKIREVMGAVKDKTSISLAMVASSSSSLSDLEVAIVRATRHGQNLPNQGYIAEILSLTRYSRNMVNACIRIIARRLNRTKDWVVALKGLLLVQRLLSQSGTAFEQEMFFATRRGTRFLNMCDFRDSSRKAWDYSAFVRMYALYLDELLEFRMQGHTERGRDHGHYKAEEEEDGDFNDVVVRATPVSEMDNDAVFRRVDHLMQLLERFLACRPTGGAKHSRIVVVALYPILKESFEIYHCITEILGTLIERFMQLEVPDMIQVHDIFSHISKQYDELDCFYNWCKNVGIMRLPDYPNVEKINQPKLDMMKDFIRHKSSMMNNRNAIEPKPANTEVAWKEPEKALSPIQEETAGEVNVTPEPQQGEKTQEEGDLLNLYDDAPTPQDFGDQLALALFDGYPSTTAPVSTSPPWEAFKESESGDWETALVQSASHLSNQKPSLPQGFDPLILDSMYQYGAMTHVGASSGYYATGSASSVALGSAGRPAILALPAPRSPANCGVNTFSPNNDPFAASLAIAPPSYVQMSEMEKKQRLLLQEQLLWQQYTRDGMHGQVGFANLQQQNSHQYIPNVYAAAW; via the exons ATGGCTCCAAGAAAGATCAGAGAAGTTATGGGAGCAGTCAAGGATAAAACCAGCATTAGCCTGGCTATGGTCGCCAGCAGCAGCAGCTCCCTCTCCGACCTCGAAGTGGCCATTGTCAGAGCCACCCGCCATGGCCAGAACCTGCCCAACCAGGGCTACATAGCCGAGATCCTCAGCCTCACGCGCTACTCCCGCAACATGGTCAACGCCTGCATCCGCATCATTGCCCGGCGCCTCAACAGAACCAAGGACTGGGTGGTGGCCCTGAAGGGGCTCCTGCTCGTCCAGCGCCTCCTCTCTCAGAGTGGCACCGCCTTTGAGCAGGAGATGTTCTTTGCCACCAGGCGAGGGACTCGCTTCCTCAACATGTGTGATTTCCGGGATTCATCAAGGAAGGCGTGGGACTACTCTGCGTTTGTCCGGATGTATGCCTTGTACTTGGACGAGCTCCTCGAGTTCCGGATGCAGGGCCACACGGAGAGGGGCAGAgatcatggacactataaggcagaggaggaagaggatggTGATTTCAACGATGTCGTGGTCAGGGCTACTCCTGTGTCTGAGATGGACAATGATGCCGTTTTCCGCCGGGTTGATCATCTCATGCAGCTTCTTGAGAGGTTTTTAGCATGTAGACCAACAG GTGGTGCTAAGCATAGCAGAATTGTGGTTGTGGCACTCTATCCCATTTTGAAAGAAAGCTTTGAAATCTACCATTGCATAACAGAAATACTAGGGACGTTGATAGAGCGTTTTATGCAGCTGGAAGTACCCGACATGATTCAAGTCCACGACATCTTCTCTCACATCTCCAAGCAGTACGACGAGCTTGATTGCTTCTACAACTGGTGCAAGAATGTCGGAATCATGCGTTTGCCTGACTATCCTAATGTGGAGAAAATCAACCAGCCAAAACTTGACATGATGAAGGACTTCATTCGACACAAGTCATCTATGATGAACAACAGGAATGCCATCGAGCCAAAGCCTGCGAACACAGAAGTAGCGTGGAAAGAGCCTGAAAAGGCGTTGTCGCCAATTCAAGAAGAAACAGCAGGTGAAGTAAACGTTACTCCTGAACCACAACAAGGTGAAAAAACTCAAGAAGAAGGTGATCTGCTGAACCTGTATGACGACGCGCCAACGCCTCAGGATTTCGGGGATCAACTGGCTTTAGCCTTGTTTGACGGCTATCCGTCTACAACTGCTCCTGTAAGCACAAGTCCTCCCTGGGAAGCCTTCAAGGAATCGGAATCAGGGGACTGGGAGACAGCCTTAGTTCAGTCTGCTAGCCATTTGTCAAACCAGAAGCCGTCTCTCCCTCAAGGCTTTGATCCATTGATTCTTGATAGTATGTATCAATATGGGGCAATGACACACGTGGGTGCTTCCTCGGGTTATTATGCCACTGGAAGTGCTAGCAGTGTGGCACTAGGGTCTGCTGGGAGACCAGCCATACTGGCCTTGCCAGCACCACGGTCACCAGCTAACTGTGGTGTCAATACTTTCTCACCAAACAATGACCCTTTTGCAGCTTCTCTAGCCATTGCGCCACCTTCCTATGTGCAAATGTCCGAAATGGAGAAGAAGCAAAGGTTGTTATTACAGGAGCAGCTATTGTGGCAGCAGTATACAAGAGACGGCATGCATGGACAAGTAGGATTTGCAAATTTGCAACAACAGAATTCTCATCAATACATCCCAAACGTTTACGCAGCAGCATGGTAA
- the LOC125222614 gene encoding mitochondrial arginine transporter BAC2-like, translated as MEELLNNKTFAVHAAAAATSVALGTAVTYPLDTLKVLMQVGSTPLTAADVYYRVRVLSGYSGLYNGVGWLTLGRTLGLGVRFGIYEILTAFYKDGREDDHLLLSEALLAGFASGTVESLISSPFEMIKVRAQVASASGLTPPPSIVEKSAVPPLVSRLLPRYSLDINAMSKSMGLLSTLTNRNGNILDSLKEYPWMMTGSGKPPPVSNVRTLSEIVSLEGWTALWRGYRSGIVRDSIFGGLFFGSWQFLHQVMINWKAVNMDPMPRYDSEVGPLSPVAVSFSAGVSGAFAAAVSHGFDTTRSRSQCTILPKYLSLERKFLKWRKSGNRFERLTGIHPADRNLLLNGIGLRMARTGLASSVIAGSYYFAINNLMSS; from the exons ATGGAAGAATTGTTGAATAATAAGACATTCGCGGTGCACGCCGCCGCTGCGGCTACCTCCGTGGCCCTAGGCACTGCCGTGACATACCCGCTGGATACTCTCAAAGTCTTGATGCAG GTTGGCTCCACTCCGCTCACTGCAGCTGATGTTTATTACAGAGTGCGAGTTTTATCGGGATATTCAG GTTTGTATAATGGCGTTGGATGGCTGACTTTGGGAAGGACATTGGGTCTCGGTGTTCGATTTGGCATTTATGAGATATTGACCGCATTCTACAAGG ATGGTCGTGAGGATGATCATTTACTTCTCTCTGAGGCTCTACTGGCAGGATTTGCTTCTGGAACAGTCGAATCACTTATAAGCTCTCCATTTGAAATGATTAAAGTTCGTGCTCAGGTTGCTTCTGCTTCTGGCCTAACGCCCCCGCCATCTATTGTTGAAAAGAGTGCCGTTCCTCCTTTAGTTTCGAGATTACTTCCCAGATATTCCTTGGATATCAATGCAATGAGCAAATCCATGGGCCTTCTATCCACCCTAACCAATAGGAATGGAAACATATTGGATTCCTTGAAAGAATACCCATGGATGATGACAGGATCTGGGAAACCACCTCCTGTTAGCAATGTTCGAACCTTATCAGAAATTGTTTCTTTGGAAGGATGGACGGCTCTCTGGAGAGGTTATAGATCTGGTATAGTGAGAGATTCCATTTTTGGTGGCTTATTTTTTGGGAGCTGGCAATTTTTACACCAAGTCATGATCAACTGGAAAGCTGTGAATATGGATCCTATGCCAAG GTATGACAGTGAAGTTGGTCCATTATCGCCAGTAGCTGTTAGTTTTTCTGCTGGAGTTTCTGGTGCCTTTGCTGCAGCTGTTTCACATGGTTTTGATACCACTAGAAGTCGATCACAATGCACTATTTTACCTAAG TACTTATCCTTGGAGAGGAAATTTTTGAAGTGGCGTAAATCAGGGAATAGATTTGAGAGGCTCACTGGAATTCATCCAGCTGACAGAAATTTACTGCTGAATGGCATAGGGTTGAGGATGGCCCGTACTGGACTTGCATCATCTGTCATCGCTGGAAGCTACTATTTTGCTATCAATAACCTGATGTCGAGTTAA
- the LOC125185651 gene encoding NAC domain-containing protein 104-like, translating to MGDNNLNLPPGFRFYPTDEELVVHFLHRKATLLPYHPDVIPDLDIYPYDPWDLDGKALSEGKKWYFYSRRTAKRITESGYWQPIGVEEPIYSNGAKKVGVKKCSAFYMGEPSQGVKTNWIMHEYKVSSSSSSSSSSRKKNSSKIDHSKWVVCRVYEEEEEDGGGAELSCLDEVFLSLDDLDEISFPNS from the exons ATGGGAGATAACAACTTGAATTTGCCTCCAGGGTTTCGATTCTACCCAACGGATGAAGAATTGGTGGTCCATTTCCTCCACCGGAAGGCGACACTGCTACCTTACCATCCAGATGTCATCCCAGATCTTGATATTTACCCTTACGATCCTTGGGACTTGGATG GTAAAGCATTGTCGGAAGGGAAGAAGTGGTATTTTTACAGCAGAAGAACTGCAAAGAGGATAACGGAGAGTGGATATTGGCAACCAATAGGAGTTGAAGAGCCAATTTATTCAAATGGTGCAAAAAAAGTTGGTGTCAAAAAATGCTCTGCTTTTTACATGGGTGAGCCTTCGCAAGGCGTCAAGACTAATTGGATCATGCATGAATACAAGGTTTCAAGTTCAAGTTCTAGTTCTAGTTCctcgagaaaaaaaaattcttccaAGATT GATCATAGTAAATGGGTTGTTTGTCGTGTGtacgaggaggaggaggaggatggTGGTGGGGCAGAGCTTTCATGCTTGGATGAAGTTTTCCTTTCACTAGATGATCTTGATGAAATTAGCTTTCCTAATTCTtga